A genomic segment from Variovorax paradoxus B4 encodes:
- a CDS encoding ParA family protein, translated as MPVVLVANPKGGVGKSTIATNIAGYFASRGHAVMLGDVDRQQSSRLWLGLRPPQARTIATWEATGDSAVVRPPRGTTHAVLDTPAGLHGWCFKEVLALADRVIVPLQPSIFDIYATRDFLDRLMEQRRAEKTRISLVGMRVNARTLAADRLHEFIAGLGVPVLGELRDTQNYVQLAARGLTLFDIAPGRVQRDLEQWQPICEWLEA; from the coding sequence ATGCCGGTGGTTCTGGTCGCCAACCCCAAGGGTGGCGTGGGCAAGTCGACGATCGCGACGAACATCGCGGGCTACTTTGCGAGCCGCGGCCATGCGGTGATGCTGGGCGACGTGGACCGCCAGCAGTCGTCGCGCCTCTGGCTGGGCCTGCGCCCGCCGCAGGCGCGGACCATCGCCACCTGGGAAGCCACCGGCGACAGCGCCGTGGTGCGGCCGCCGCGCGGCACCACGCATGCCGTGCTCGACACGCCCGCCGGCCTGCACGGCTGGTGCTTCAAGGAGGTGCTGGCGCTGGCCGACCGGGTGATCGTGCCGCTGCAGCCGAGCATCTTCGACATCTATGCCACGCGCGATTTCCTCGACCGGCTGATGGAGCAGCGCCGCGCCGAAAAGACGAGGATCAGCCTCGTGGGCATGCGCGTGAACGCCCGCACCCTGGCGGCCGACCGGCTGCACGAGTTCATCGCCGGCCTTGGCGTGCCGGTGCTGGGCGAACTGCGCGACACGCAGAACTACGTGCAGCTCGCGGCGCGCGGCCTCACGCTGTTCGACATTGCGCCGGGGCGCGTCCAGCGCGACCTGGAGCAGTGGCAGCCGATCTGCGAATGGCTGGAAGCCTGA
- a CDS encoding NAD(P)H-dependent oxidoreductase — protein MTTTTSAAGDTGGIYVLAAHPHWRDSRVNRRMLAAARGVPGVDVNDLYGSYPDFAIDVEAEQARLAKASLVVLLHPIQWYSMPALQKLWIDDVLSYGWAYGPGGTALQGKDFWLVATTGSPEASYHPQSYHRHFFDAFLPPYEQTAALCGMRFLPPLVFHGARGAAEAEVAAHVDVFTQRLGSYPRWPELEELDTCVACPVPETDRPAEPDDMDKVASGAFHSATARGLASMSAANEEKNNEEGLA, from the coding sequence ATGACGACAACAACATCGGCCGCCGGCGACACCGGCGGCATCTACGTGCTCGCGGCCCATCCGCACTGGCGCGACTCGCGCGTGAACCGGCGCATGCTGGCCGCCGCGCGCGGCGTGCCGGGGGTGGACGTCAACGACCTCTACGGCAGCTACCCCGACTTCGCGATCGACGTCGAAGCCGAACAGGCCCGGCTCGCGAAGGCCAGCCTGGTGGTGCTGCTGCACCCGATCCAGTGGTATTCGATGCCGGCGCTGCAAAAGCTCTGGATCGACGACGTGCTCAGCTACGGATGGGCTTACGGGCCCGGCGGCACGGCCCTGCAGGGCAAGGACTTCTGGCTGGTCGCCACCACGGGAAGCCCCGAGGCGAGCTACCACCCCCAGAGCTACCACCGCCATTTCTTCGACGCCTTCCTGCCGCCCTACGAGCAGACCGCGGCGCTCTGCGGCATGCGCTTCCTGCCGCCGCTGGTCTTCCACGGCGCACGCGGCGCCGCCGAGGCCGAGGTGGCGGCGCACGTCGACGTGTTCACCCAGCGGCTCGGCAGCTACCCCCGATGGCCCGAGCTCGAGGAACTCGACACCTGCGTGGCCTGTCCCGTCCCCGAAACCGACCGCCCGGCCGAACCCGACGACATGGACAAGGTGGCGTCCGGCGCCTTCCACTCCGCGACGGCCCGGGGCCTTGCCTCCATGTCCGCCGCCAACGAAGAAAAGAACAACGAAGAAGGCCTGGCCTGA
- the kefC gene encoding glutathione-regulated potassium-efflux system protein KefC: MEHAPAWLTNSLIYLGAAVLVVPLSRALGLGSIIGYLVAGIAIGPWGLGLVSSVEDVLHFAEFGVVLMLFLVGLELEPKRLWNLRRPIFGWGTAQVLSCAAVLFAVGWAVGAEWRVALVAALGLALSSTAIALQVFGERNLLRTPSGQAGFSILLFQDVAAIPILALLPLLAGATAAEQSLSGLDRALEALKIVGVIAGIILGGRLALRPLLRWIARSDTPEIFTAAALLLVVAIAALMQFVGLSMALGAFLAGVLLAESEYRRELETDIEPFKGLLLGLFFIAVGMSIDFGVLIASPGLMAMLVVGFMAIKLAVIYALAKAMGLAYQERPVFTLLLAQGGEFAFVVFQAAGPDVLPPEITSLLIGAVALSMLLSPLLLVLLDKFVLPRYSRSNGPQLEEISEQQDAKVLICGFGRYGQIVGRMLMSQGLRVTVLDHDADTVEGLRQFGFRVFYGDATRLDLLRTAGAGTAKAIVVAVDDIEQSLEIVDLVKEHFSQARIIARARNVTHLFQLRDRGVTDVEREVFESSLRSARTTLEALGWPAHEARESAMRFRRRNIKLSDEIYPHYKDRAKLIAANKAGRQQFEEQMAREREERQRRSGRDWDRIGEEEERKKEEADG, encoded by the coding sequence ATGGAACACGCACCCGCCTGGCTGACCAACAGCCTGATCTACCTGGGCGCCGCCGTGCTGGTGGTGCCGCTTTCCAGGGCCCTGGGCCTGGGCTCCATCATCGGCTACCTCGTGGCCGGCATCGCCATCGGCCCGTGGGGGCTGGGGCTGGTCTCCAGCGTGGAAGACGTGCTGCACTTCGCCGAGTTCGGCGTGGTGCTGATGCTGTTCCTCGTGGGACTCGAACTCGAACCCAAGCGACTGTGGAACCTGCGCCGGCCGATCTTCGGCTGGGGCACCGCGCAGGTGCTGAGCTGCGCCGCGGTGCTGTTTGCCGTCGGCTGGGCCGTGGGCGCCGAATGGCGCGTGGCGTTGGTGGCCGCGCTGGGCCTGGCGCTTTCGTCCACGGCCATTGCGCTGCAGGTGTTCGGCGAACGCAACCTGCTCAGGACGCCGAGCGGCCAGGCGGGCTTCTCGATCCTGCTGTTCCAGGACGTCGCGGCCATCCCGATCCTGGCGCTGCTGCCGCTGCTGGCAGGCGCCACGGCGGCCGAACAGTCGCTCAGCGGGCTGGACCGCGCACTGGAAGCGCTGAAGATCGTCGGCGTGATCGCCGGCATCATCCTCGGCGGCCGGCTTGCCCTGCGCCCGCTGCTGCGCTGGATCGCGCGCAGCGACACGCCCGAGATCTTCACCGCCGCGGCGCTGCTGCTGGTGGTGGCCATCGCGGCGCTGATGCAGTTCGTGGGCCTGTCGATGGCGCTGGGCGCCTTCCTTGCCGGCGTGCTGCTGGCGGAAAGCGAATACCGGCGCGAGCTCGAAACCGACATCGAGCCGTTCAAGGGCCTGCTGCTGGGCCTGTTCTTCATCGCCGTGGGCATGTCGATCGACTTCGGCGTGCTGATTGCGAGCCCGGGGCTGATGGCGATGCTGGTGGTCGGCTTCATGGCCATCAAGCTGGCCGTGATCTACGCGCTGGCCAAGGCCATGGGCCTGGCCTACCAGGAGCGGCCGGTGTTCACGCTGCTGCTGGCGCAGGGCGGCGAGTTCGCGTTCGTGGTGTTCCAGGCCGCGGGGCCCGACGTGCTGCCGCCCGAGATCACCTCGCTCCTGATCGGCGCGGTGGCGCTGTCAATGCTGCTGTCGCCGCTGTTGCTGGTGCTGCTCGACAAGTTCGTGCTGCCGCGCTACAGCCGCAGCAACGGCCCGCAGCTCGAAGAAATTTCCGAGCAGCAGGATGCCAAGGTGCTGATCTGCGGCTTCGGCCGCTACGGCCAGATCGTCGGCCGCATGCTGATGTCGCAGGGCCTGCGCGTGACGGTGCTCGACCACGATGCCGACACCGTCGAAGGCCTGCGCCAGTTCGGTTTTCGCGTGTTCTATGGCGATGCGACGCGGCTCGACCTGCTGCGCACCGCGGGCGCCGGCACGGCCAAGGCCATCGTGGTGGCGGTGGACGACATCGAGCAGTCGCTCGAGATCGTCGACCTCGTGAAGGAGCACTTTTCGCAGGCACGCATCATCGCGCGGGCCCGCAACGTGACCCATCTCTTCCAGTTGCGCGACCGCGGCGTGACGGATGTCGAACGCGAGGTGTTCGAGTCGTCGCTGCGCAGCGCGCGCACCACGCTCGAGGCGCTGGGCTGGCCGGCGCACGAGGCGCGCGAGTCGGCCATGCGGTTCCGCCGCCGGAACATCAAGCTCAGCGACGAGATCTACCCGCACTACAAGGACCGCGCCAAGCTGATCGCGGCCAACAAGGCGGGCCGCCAGCAGTTCGAGGAACAGATGGCGCGCGAACGCGAGGAAAGGCAGCGCCGCTCGGGGCGCGACTGGGACCGGATCGGGGAGGAAGAGGAACGGAAGAAAGAAGAAGCTGACGGCTAG
- a CDS encoding amidohydrolase family protein codes for MDHQNLIAIDIHTHAEVSCWNPFDNYGEEYDRAADKYFGSSGRPTIAESVAYYRERKIGLVMFMVDAESNMGRRRIPNEEIAEAAQQNSDMMIAFASIDPHKGKMGAREARRLIEEHGVKGFKFHPTVQAFHPYDKMAWPIYEVIAEHKLPAIFHTGHSGIGSGMRCGGGLRLEYSNPMHLDDVAIDFPDMQIVMAHPSFPWQDEALSVATHKPNVWIDLSGWSPKYFPKQLVQYANTLLKDRILFGSDYPLITPDRWMKDFEAAGFKPEVMPGILKGNAVRLLKLEG; via the coding sequence ATGGACCACCAGAACCTGATCGCCATCGACATCCACACCCACGCCGAAGTGAGCTGCTGGAACCCGTTCGACAACTACGGCGAGGAATACGACCGCGCCGCCGACAAGTACTTCGGCTCCAGCGGCCGGCCCACCATTGCCGAGAGCGTGGCCTACTACCGTGAACGCAAGATCGGTTTGGTGATGTTCATGGTCGACGCCGAATCGAACATGGGCCGCCGGCGCATTCCGAACGAGGAAATCGCCGAGGCTGCGCAGCAGAACAGCGACATGATGATTGCCTTCGCCAGCATCGATCCGCACAAGGGAAAGATGGGTGCGCGCGAGGCGCGTCGGCTGATCGAGGAGCACGGCGTGAAGGGTTTCAAGTTCCACCCGACGGTGCAGGCTTTCCACCCTTACGACAAGATGGCCTGGCCGATCTACGAGGTGATTGCCGAGCACAAGCTGCCGGCCATCTTCCACACCGGCCACAGCGGCATCGGCTCGGGCATGCGCTGCGGCGGCGGCCTCAGGCTGGAATACAGCAACCCGATGCACCTGGACGACGTGGCCATCGACTTCCCCGACATGCAGATCGTGATGGCGCACCCCAGCTTCCCCTGGCAGGACGAAGCGCTGAGCGTGGCTACGCACAAGCCCAACGTGTGGATCGACCTGTCGGGCTGGAGCCCCAAGTACTTTCCGAAGCAGCTGGTGCAGTACGCCAACACGCTGCTGAAGGACCGCATCCTGTTCGGCAGCGACTACCCGCTGATCACGCCCGACCGCTGGATGAAGGACTTCGAGGCGGCCGGCTTCAAGCCCGAGGTGATGCCGGGCATCCTGAAGGGCAATGCGGTCAGGCTGCTGAAGCTGGAGGGCTGA
- a CDS encoding crotonase/enoyl-CoA hydratase family protein gives MTNPDLQLDIRDDVAIVRLTRGAKRNALSDGLILALRNTFETLPSTVRAAVLDGEGPHFCAGLDLSELKERDAGQGMQHSRLWHGALELIQHGPVPVIAALHGAVVGGGLELASACHIRVADRSTFYALPEGSRGIFVGGGGSVRIPKLIGVARMTDMMMTGRVYNAEDGERANFAQYLVDEGTAFDKAFELARRVATNAPLTNYALMHALPRIAEQSADHGFFTEALMSGIVQAAPEAKERVRDFLEGRGAKVSKG, from the coding sequence ATGACCAATCCCGACCTCCAACTCGACATCCGCGACGACGTGGCCATCGTCCGCCTGACGCGCGGCGCCAAGCGCAATGCGCTGTCGGACGGCCTGATCCTCGCGCTGCGCAACACCTTCGAGACGCTGCCTTCCACGGTGCGCGCCGCGGTGCTCGACGGCGAGGGCCCGCACTTCTGCGCCGGCCTCGACCTGAGCGAACTGAAAGAGCGCGACGCGGGCCAGGGCATGCAGCACTCGCGCCTGTGGCACGGCGCGCTCGAGCTGATCCAGCACGGCCCGGTGCCGGTGATCGCGGCGCTGCACGGCGCGGTGGTAGGCGGCGGCCTCGAGCTGGCGAGCGCCTGCCACATCCGCGTGGCCGACCGCAGCACCTTCTATGCGCTGCCCGAAGGTTCGCGCGGCATCTTCGTGGGCGGCGGCGGCTCGGTGCGCATTCCCAAGCTGATCGGCGTGGCCCGCATGACCGACATGATGATGACCGGCCGCGTCTACAACGCCGAGGACGGCGAGCGCGCCAACTTCGCGCAGTACCTGGTCGATGAAGGCACGGCCTTCGACAAGGCCTTCGAACTTGCCAGGCGCGTGGCCACCAATGCGCCGCTGACCAACTACGCGCTGATGCATGCGCTGCCGCGCATCGCCGAGCAGTCGGCCGACCACGGCTTCTTCACCGAGGCGCTGATGTCCGGCATCGTGCAGGCCGCGCCCGAAGCCAAGGAGCGCGTGCGCGATTTCCTCGAAGGCCGCGGCGCGAAGGTGAGCAAGGGATGA
- a CDS encoding feruloyl-CoA synthase: MTTIRYRPLAFGVTRAVLREGAPGTQYLRAETQLAPYRDRMTDRLAHWAEQTPERTFIARRERLADGSTGDWIRVSYAEALQKARGIGQALLDRGLSAERPVAILSENGIEHALMALGCLYAGVPYCPVSPPYSVVSQDFEKLRHVLDTLTPGLVFAADAARYGRAIAAAVSADTEVVIAEGAPEGRAVTAFDALAATTATPAIDAAMRATGPDTITKFLFTSGSTKMPKAVINTHRMWCANQQQLRQSIPALGEEPPVLVDWLPWNHTFGGNHNVGIVLDNGGTLYIDDGKPTPGGMAETLRNLREIAPTIYFNVPTGFEAIAHAMETDAVLRRNLLSRVKMFFYSGAALSQPVWDSLHRTQESEVGERIVMGTGLGMTESGPFALYVTGPEVKSGDVGLPAAGIELKLIEVDGKTEVRYRGPNITPGYWRAPEATAEAFDEEGFFSTGDAVKWIDDQNIHRGLRFDGRIAEDFKLATGTFVSVGPLRAKIIAAGAPYVQDAVLTGINLKEVGALVFPTQKVRQLAGLPEGAAMQQVLESAPVQAHFQQVASALAAMGTGSANRIARLHLMAEPPSIDKGEVTDKGSINQRAVLKHRAEIVEALHADTLPFTLKPR; this comes from the coding sequence ATGACCACGATCCGATACCGTCCGCTGGCCTTCGGCGTCACGCGCGCCGTGCTGCGCGAAGGTGCGCCGGGCACGCAGTACCTGCGGGCCGAAACCCAGCTCGCGCCCTATCGCGACCGCATGACCGACCGCCTCGCGCACTGGGCCGAGCAGACGCCCGAGCGCACCTTCATCGCCCGCCGCGAACGCCTGGCCGACGGCAGCACCGGCGACTGGATTCGCGTGAGCTACGCCGAGGCGCTGCAGAAGGCGCGCGGCATCGGCCAGGCCCTGCTCGACCGCGGCCTGAGTGCGGAGCGCCCGGTCGCGATCCTGAGCGAGAACGGTATCGAACACGCCCTGATGGCCCTCGGCTGCCTCTATGCGGGCGTGCCGTATTGCCCGGTGTCGCCGCCCTACTCGGTGGTGAGCCAGGACTTCGAGAAACTGCGCCACGTGCTGGACACCCTCACGCCGGGCCTGGTGTTCGCAGCCGACGCCGCGCGCTACGGCCGTGCCATTGCAGCCGCCGTGTCCGCCGACACCGAAGTCGTGATCGCCGAAGGCGCGCCCGAAGGCCGCGCGGTCACAGCGTTCGATGCGCTGGCCGCCACGACCGCCACGCCCGCCATCGACGCCGCGATGCGCGCCACCGGCCCCGACACCATCACCAAGTTCCTCTTCACCTCGGGCTCCACCAAGATGCCCAAGGCGGTGATCAACACGCACCGCATGTGGTGCGCCAACCAGCAGCAGCTGCGCCAGTCGATTCCCGCCCTGGGCGAGGAGCCGCCGGTGCTGGTCGACTGGCTGCCCTGGAACCACACCTTCGGCGGCAACCACAACGTGGGCATCGTGCTGGACAACGGCGGCACGCTCTACATCGACGATGGCAAGCCCACGCCCGGCGGCATGGCCGAGACGCTGCGCAACCTGCGCGAGATCGCGCCCACCATCTACTTCAACGTGCCGACCGGCTTCGAGGCCATTGCGCACGCCATGGAAACCGACGCGGTGCTGCGCCGCAACCTGCTGTCGCGCGTGAAGATGTTCTTCTACTCGGGCGCCGCGCTCTCGCAGCCCGTGTGGGACAGCCTGCACAGAACGCAGGAGTCCGAAGTCGGCGAGCGCATCGTGATGGGCACGGGCCTCGGCATGACCGAGTCGGGCCCGTTCGCGCTCTACGTCACGGGGCCCGAGGTCAAGTCGGGCGACGTGGGCCTGCCCGCGGCCGGCATCGAGCTCAAGCTGATCGAGGTCGACGGCAAGACCGAGGTGCGCTACCGCGGCCCCAACATCACGCCCGGCTACTGGCGCGCGCCCGAGGCCACGGCCGAAGCCTTCGACGAAGAGGGCTTCTTCTCGACCGGCGATGCGGTGAAGTGGATCGACGACCAGAACATCCACCGCGGGCTGCGCTTCGACGGCCGCATCGCCGAAGACTTCAAGCTCGCCACCGGTACCTTCGTGAGCGTGGGCCCGCTGCGCGCGAAGATCATCGCGGCCGGCGCGCCCTATGTGCAGGACGCGGTGCTGACCGGCATCAACCTGAAGGAAGTCGGCGCGCTGGTCTTTCCGACGCAGAAGGTGCGGCAGCTGGCCGGCCTGCCCGAAGGCGCCGCCATGCAGCAGGTGCTCGAAAGCGCACCGGTGCAGGCGCACTTCCAGCAGGTGGCCAGCGCGCTGGCGGCCATGGGCACCGGCAGCGCCAACCGCATCGCTCGGCTGCACCTGATGGCCGAGCCGCCCTCCATCGACAAGGGCGAAGTGACCGACAAGGGCTCCATCAACCAGCGCGCCGTGCTCAAGCACCGCGCCGAGATCGTCGAGGCGCTGCATGCCGACACCCTGCCCTTCACCCTGAAGCCCCGCTGA
- a CDS encoding SDR family NAD(P)-dependent oxidoreductase — protein MKIEGQAALVTGGASGLGEATARELARLGAKVAVLDRNAELAEKVAAEIGGVACACDITDTDSVNAALDKAEAAHGTARILMNVAGIGSAKRIVGKDGNPAPLEDFVRVVNINLVGSYNMARLFAARCAKLEALDNGEKGVMLFTASVAAFDGQVGQQAYSASKGGLVGMTLPMARDLAQHAIRVCTVAPGLFATPLLMELPEAVQQSLAASIPFPPRLGKPSEFAELACHIVTNGHLNGEVIRLDGALRMAPR, from the coding sequence ATGAAGATCGAAGGACAAGCCGCACTCGTGACCGGCGGCGCATCGGGCCTGGGCGAAGCCACCGCGCGCGAACTCGCGCGCCTGGGCGCCAAGGTGGCCGTGCTCGACCGCAATGCAGAGCTCGCCGAGAAGGTGGCGGCCGAGATCGGCGGCGTCGCCTGCGCCTGCGACATCACCGACACCGACAGCGTCAATGCCGCGCTCGACAAGGCCGAGGCCGCGCACGGCACCGCGCGCATCCTGATGAACGTGGCCGGCATCGGCAGCGCCAAGCGCATCGTCGGCAAGGACGGCAATCCCGCACCGCTCGAAGACTTCGTGCGTGTGGTCAACATCAACCTGGTCGGCAGCTACAACATGGCGCGCCTCTTTGCCGCACGCTGCGCCAAGCTCGAGGCATTGGACAACGGCGAGAAGGGCGTGATGCTCTTCACCGCCTCCGTCGCGGCCTTCGACGGCCAGGTGGGCCAGCAGGCCTACAGCGCCTCCAAGGGCGGCCTGGTCGGCATGACGCTGCCGATGGCGCGCGACCTCGCGCAGCACGCGATCCGCGTGTGCACCGTGGCGCCGGGCCTCTTTGCCACGCCGCTCCTGATGGAGCTGCCCGAAGCCGTGCAGCAATCGCTGGCCGCATCGATCCCGTTTCCGCCGCGCCTGGGCAAGCCTTCGGAATTTGCCGAGCTGGCCTGCCATATCGTGACCAACGGTCATCTGAACGGCGAAGTGATCCGCCTCGACGGCGCCCTGCGCATGGCGCCGCGCTGA
- a CDS encoding Bug family tripartite tricarboxylate transporter substrate binding protein has product MTNRRQFVQALGGAAALGALHPLAALAQAVQQAKIYYGFPAGSAGDSVARRVAEKLGDTPYSKINAVVENKPGAGGRIALDTLKTSPADGSVLCLAQASALSTYPHIYTKLSYGIADFAPVSIGAVMTHGLAVGPMVPASVKTLKDYIAWAKANPGQASYGSPGAGSTPHFLGALLGLNTGTDLRHVPYRGSLPAINDVVGGQIASSMTPVGDYLPFAKAGKLRVLATSGAQRAAYLPDVPTFTEQGFPEIVADEWFGFFAPAKTPTAVIAAASTAIQAALKDKAVAEGLLSVGLVAHGSSPEDMKKSLQSEYERWGPLVKKIGFTAES; this is encoded by the coding sequence ATGACCAACAGACGCCAATTCGTGCAGGCACTCGGCGGCGCAGCCGCGCTCGGCGCCCTGCATCCGCTTGCCGCACTCGCCCAGGCCGTGCAGCAGGCCAAGATCTACTACGGCTTTCCGGCCGGCAGCGCGGGCGACAGCGTGGCGCGCCGGGTGGCCGAGAAGCTGGGCGACACGCCCTATTCGAAGATCAACGCGGTGGTCGAGAACAAGCCCGGCGCGGGCGGGCGCATTGCGCTCGACACGCTCAAGACTTCGCCGGCCGACGGCTCGGTGCTGTGCCTCGCGCAGGCCTCCGCGCTGTCGACCTACCCGCACATCTATACCAAGCTGAGCTACGGCATCGCCGATTTCGCGCCGGTTTCCATCGGCGCCGTGATGACGCACGGCCTGGCCGTCGGCCCGATGGTGCCGGCCAGCGTGAAGACGCTGAAGGACTACATCGCCTGGGCCAAGGCCAACCCCGGGCAGGCCAGCTACGGCTCGCCGGGCGCGGGCTCCACGCCGCACTTCCTGGGTGCGCTGCTGGGCCTGAACACCGGCACCGACCTGCGCCACGTTCCCTACCGCGGCTCGCTGCCGGCCATCAACGACGTGGTGGGCGGGCAGATCGCCTCGAGCATGACGCCCGTGGGCGACTACCTGCCTTTCGCCAAGGCCGGCAAGCTGCGCGTGCTCGCCACCTCGGGCGCACAGCGCGCGGCCTACCTGCCCGATGTGCCCACCTTCACCGAGCAGGGCTTCCCGGAAATCGTGGCCGACGAATGGTTCGGCTTCTTCGCGCCGGCGAAGACGCCCACCGCCGTCATCGCCGCCGCGAGCACCGCGATCCAGGCCGCGCTCAAGGACAAGGCCGTGGCCGAGGGCCTGCTGTCGGTCGGCCTGGTCGCCCACGGCTCCTCGCCCGAGGACATGAAGAAATCGCTCCAGTCCGAATACGAGCGCTGGGGCCCGCTGGTCAAGAAGATCGGCTTCACCGCCGAGTCCTGA
- a CDS encoding acyl-CoA dehydrogenase family protein: MNYRPRPEDSRFILNAVLDAPPRLRALAPFAEVDEALQSQVLEEAARFVAEAVAPSNRDGDEIGCRFADGEVVTPPGFREAYQAFVDGGWPGLSAATEDGGQGLPAVLEAILYEWLSAANHGLTMAPGLLHGAYACLKHHGSDELKARYLSKIATGEWLATMCLTEAHAGSDLGQVRTRAVPQADGSLRVNGGKIFISGGEHDLTPNIVHLVLCRMPDAPAGPKGLSLALVPKVLPDGARNAVHCERIEEKMGLHGSPTCTMRFDGATGWLVGEPGRGLAAMFVMMNSARLHVALQGIGLLDAAWQKADAYAAERRQMRAPGAVPASRGGEAADLIAEHPAIRRILDTQRAWIDGTRTLAYRSALMLDMASHDADPKARERAQRWCSLVTPVLKAACTHQAFHGASECLQVFGGHGYVREWGIEQIVRDARVTMIYEGTNEIQAIDLLVRKVLPDGGAGMSAVLLELRDALDASREADADAQRRLAQLRYLGTTIAMAAHANPVLPYEVADDYLRVVMLAMMAWAWARIDAAEASEAERAARTGPAAAFRRWVLPEFDMRLGIVKRACEGIAMSHDAAKTPASAS, translated from the coding sequence ATGAACTACCGGCCCCGCCCCGAAGACAGCCGTTTCATCCTGAACGCAGTGCTCGATGCGCCGCCGAGGCTGCGCGCGCTGGCGCCCTTCGCAGAAGTCGACGAGGCGCTGCAGAGCCAGGTGCTCGAGGAGGCGGCGCGCTTCGTGGCCGAGGCGGTGGCGCCGTCGAACCGCGACGGCGACGAGATCGGCTGCCGCTTCGCCGACGGCGAGGTCGTCACGCCACCCGGGTTCCGCGAGGCTTACCAGGCCTTCGTCGATGGCGGCTGGCCCGGCTTGTCGGCCGCGACTGAAGACGGCGGCCAAGGGCTGCCGGCCGTGCTCGAAGCCATCCTCTACGAATGGCTGAGCGCGGCGAACCACGGCCTCACGATGGCGCCCGGCCTGCTGCACGGCGCCTATGCCTGCCTCAAGCACCACGGCAGCGACGAACTGAAGGCACGCTACCTCTCGAAGATCGCGACCGGCGAATGGCTTGCCACCATGTGCCTGACCGAAGCCCACGCGGGCAGCGACCTGGGCCAGGTGCGCACGCGCGCCGTGCCGCAGGCCGATGGCAGCCTGCGGGTGAACGGCGGCAAGATCTTCATTTCCGGCGGCGAACACGACCTGACGCCGAACATCGTGCACCTGGTGCTGTGCCGGATGCCCGATGCGCCCGCCGGTCCCAAGGGCCTGTCGCTGGCGCTCGTGCCGAAGGTGCTGCCCGACGGCGCGCGCAACGCGGTGCACTGCGAACGTATCGAAGAGAAGATGGGCCTGCACGGCAGCCCCACCTGCACGATGCGCTTCGACGGCGCCACCGGCTGGCTGGTCGGCGAGCCCGGCCGCGGCCTGGCCGCGATGTTCGTGATGATGAATTCGGCGCGCCTGCACGTGGCGTTGCAAGGTATCGGCCTGCTCGACGCGGCCTGGCAGAAGGCAGACGCCTATGCGGCAGAGCGCCGCCAGATGCGCGCCCCCGGCGCGGTGCCGGCAAGCCGGGGCGGCGAAGCGGCCGACCTGATCGCCGAGCATCCCGCCATCCGCCGAATTCTCGACACGCAGCGCGCCTGGATCGACGGCACACGCACCCTCGCCTACCGCAGCGCGCTCATGCTCGACATGGCCTCGCACGACGCCGATCCCAAGGCGCGCGAACGCGCGCAGCGCTGGTGCTCGCTGGTCACGCCCGTCCTGAAGGCCGCGTGCACGCACCAGGCCTTCCATGGCGCGAGCGAATGCCTGCAGGTGTTCGGCGGCCACGGCTACGTGCGCGAATGGGGCATCGAGCAGATCGTGCGCGACGCGCGCGTGACCATGATCTACGAGGGCACCAACGAGATCCAGGCCATCGACCTGCTGGTGCGCAAGGTGCTGCCCGACGGCGGCGCCGGGATGTCGGCCGTGCTGCTCGAACTGCGCGACGCGCTCGACGCCTCGCGCGAGGCCGATGCCGACGCGCAGCGCCGGCTCGCGCAGCTGCGCTACCTGGGCACCACCATCGCGATGGCCGCGCACGCCAACCCCGTGCTGCCGTACGAAGTGGCCGACGACTACCTGCGCGTGGTGATGCTCGCGATGATGGCCTGGGCCTGGGCGCGCATCGACGCGGCCGAGGCATCGGAGGCCGAGCGCGCCGCCAGGACAGGCCCGGCAGCGGCGTTCCGGCGCTGGGTGCTGCCCGAATTCGACATGCGGCTGGGCATCGTCAAGCGCGCCTGCGAGGGCATCGCCATGTCGCACGACGCCGCAAAAACTCCGGCATCCGCGAGCTAG
- a CDS encoding MarR family winged helix-turn-helix transcriptional regulator, whose product MPRPSKNSPAKAEPATAANGKPDRLDARVLEALVGYNARRAWLIVSGVFAERMAPYGLKQIDFSVLSLLAHNPGATSRQLCNTLDILPPNLVSLVATLDSRGLIERRPHPHDGRAVGLHLTEAGEKLIREAEQTVTQLEADASARLTVRERETLIRLLQKIYL is encoded by the coding sequence ATGCCTCGTCCATCCAAAAACAGTCCCGCAAAAGCAGAGCCGGCCACGGCTGCCAACGGCAAGCCCGACCGGCTCGATGCCCGGGTGCTGGAAGCCCTGGTCGGCTACAACGCACGCCGCGCCTGGCTGATCGTGAGCGGCGTGTTCGCCGAGCGCATGGCGCCGTACGGCCTCAAGCAGATCGACTTCTCGGTGCTGTCGCTGCTGGCGCACAACCCGGGCGCCACCTCGCGCCAGCTCTGCAACACGCTCGACATCCTGCCGCCCAACCTGGTGAGCCTGGTCGCCACGCTGGACAGCCGCGGGCTCATCGAGCGCCGCCCGCATCCGCACGATGGCCGCGCGGTGGGGCTGCACCTCACCGAAGCCGGCGAAAAGCTGATTCGCGAGGCCGAGCAGACCGTGACGCAGCTCGAGGCCGACGCCAGCGCCCGGCTCACGGTACGCGAGCGCGAAACGCTGATCCGGCTGCTGCAGAAGATCTATCTGTAG